Proteins encoded together in one Triticum dicoccoides isolate Atlit2015 ecotype Zavitan chromosome 7B, WEW_v2.0, whole genome shotgun sequence window:
- the LOC119338949 gene encoding uncharacterized protein LOC119338949, translated as MEAYLEEARKIEKQFMGVSCRTNKEANDITKRASRRLPQEPGVFEERLFKPSATPHVTTPAPPQEDLPHAPETGAPACGHPSGARLLLALEPQEGGIERRDDSTFVRAPHTNSRYRRYAHARFSNPVQGQRKKRERTRTPRSPPPSPTTCQILYTPEHEALRTPSAATSPAPPSPPDARRSPRPPDASLYSRRPSLSPTTQALFTRIPKRYYHPSWGEQLPHKLPLASKCGYIRKLVSGANGSRVTHLEITGMPGDAKAFDLVIKFCYGINFEITTDTIAMLCCATEHLEMTKGVQAREPHRWDRGLPGGGGTGEPRGPRSAGPGPRSSSRRPTRCRSLAGASMP; from the exons atggaggcgtacctagagGAGGCGCGCAAAATTGAGAAGCAGTTCATGGGCGTGTCGTGCAGGACGAACAAGGAAGCAAACGACATCACAAAAAGAGCCTCTCGCAGGCTCCCTCAGGAGCCAGGGgtgttcgaggagcggctcttcaagccatctgcgaCCCCGCACGTCACGACTccagcaccacctcaggaggaccTGCCACATGCACCCGAGACGGGTGCCCCAGCCTGTGGTCACCCCTCAGGAGCCCGCTTGCTgctcgcgctcgagcctcaggaggg gggaatCGAACGCCGTGATGATTCAACCTTCGTACGAGCCCCGCACACAAACAGTCGATACAGAAGATATGCCCACGCGCGTTTCAGTAATCCAGTTCAAGGCcagcgaaaaaaaagagaaagaacccGCACCCCACGTTCTCCACCTCCTTCCCCGACGACCTGCCAGATCTTATATACCCCCGAACACGAAGCACTCCGCACCCCCTCTGCGGCGACCAGTCCAGCGCCGCCCTCTCCACCGGATGCCCGAAGGTCGCCGCGACCACCAGACGCCTCCCTCTACAGCAGACGGCCCTCTCTCTCCCCGACCACGCAG GCTCTGTTCACAAGAATTCCCAAGCGATATTACCATCCAAGTTGGGGAGAGCAGCTTCCGCACAAG CTCCCACTGGCATCTAAATGCGGCTACATAAGGAAGCTGGTGTCGGGGGCCAACGGGTCCAGGGTGACCCACCTCGAGATCACAGGCATGCCCGGCGACGCCAAGGCGTTTGACCTCGTCATCAAGTTCTGCTACGGCATCAACTTCGAGATCACCACCGACACCATCGCCATGCTGTGCTGCGCCACCGAGCACCTGGAGATGACCAAGGGAGTGCAAGCCCGGGAACCTCATCGGTGGGACCGAGGCCTACCTGGAGGAGGTGGCACTGGTGAACCTCGAGGACCACGCTCTGCAGGGCCAGGACCGAGGAGCTCCTCCCGACGTCCGACAAGGTGCAGATCATTAGCAGGTGCATCGATGCCATAG